TTTTGCAAGATACAAAAAAAATCAACCATCTTAACTGCCTGAGTTCAGACATTCAATTATTCACCAGGCAAATCCCACCATCCAGGAGATGACAATTAGACGAATTAATACATCAGTCCCCAACCAAACCTGCTTAATCAGTCAGAAATGGGGTCCAACTCCAACACATCGAGGAGAACTGAAATTAGACTACGCCGCACACCAGGGGCGGAGCCACGTTGGCTGAAGTGCTGTCCATGGACAGCAATGGTTCTTAACAATGGCCATTATATTTGTTAGTACCCACTGTAGATGACAGCAGCCCATGACGTAGGTGGACATCAGTCCTCTCATAAGTGATAAGTCTAGGCCTGCATGCGGCATTAGTTTGTCTCTTGAGTCCTGACTAGCCCATCTGTTCCAAGCATCCTTCTACAGTCATGTTGTCCTGTATTGATTGGTTTTGGCTGGCAAGTGCACGAATATTCTGAGTGATTTTTGATAGGACACATCTGTCCATGGTGATCGTAGGTACAAGCAAGTTCATAAATTAACTAAACGACGATCAAAGCTGGTAGTTTATATTTGAGTATTTATTTTGGTCTCTGCTGGTTGAGTTCATCACTGCAGGTGCATTTACATGCTTAGTGTGTACATGTGTAGACAATTAGTAATTTAACTTGACAAATTTTATAAGAAGTATGAATATGATGGAACGATTCTCAAAGAGAAAATCAGCTCCAGCAACTAGTGGCGAAGGATCTTCCCAAATAATTGAAATGATGTTATTTtttaatactccctccgttcttttttatttaccGTGTTTTAGTTCAAAAAATGAACAAGCATgcaacaaatattcgagaacagaAGTAGTATTACATTCTATGGTATTACACTTTGAATTGAATTTGGAACCTTTTTACACACTATTTGCATTGTGACATCATTAGCCAAAAAATCTAGATCCGCCCCTGCCGCACACAAAACTAAATTATCCGCTCCTAGCCATCACTCAACAACCGTGGTTAATGGAAACCAAGCCAGTCGCCCCAGCAACAGCGCCGAACTTGGGAGGGAGGAAATTACCTTACATCAGGGCACGGTTGGGGTCAGGGCGCCTAGTTGTAGTAGAGCTCGAGCCCCATCCCGTCGTGGATCTCGTAGTCCTTGAGCGTGATGTGGTCCTTGTAGATGTTGTACCACTTCTGGATGCGGATCTTCTCGGGGCGCGTCCCCGTCTGCGCCGCCACCAGCTTCTTGAGGTCGCCGATGGTGTCGTCCTCGTTGCACTTCACCCGCACCTTCTTCCCCAGGCGGTCGTTCAGCACCACCTCGATCATCTTCGCCTCCCTGACCCTGAGCgcgctcccc
This portion of the Zea mays cultivar B73 chromosome 2, Zm-B73-REFERENCE-NAM-5.0, whole genome shotgun sequence genome encodes:
- the LOC100280740 gene encoding ubiquitin-like protein 5 yields the protein MIEVVLNDRLGKKVRVKCNEDDTIGDLKKLVAAQTGTRPEKIRIQKWYNIYKDHITLKDYEIHDGMGLELYYN